In the genome of Spea bombifrons isolate aSpeBom1 chromosome 11, aSpeBom1.2.pri, whole genome shotgun sequence, one region contains:
- the ADRA2A gene encoding alpha-2A adrenergic receptor gives MINFESPLVERGGISSMDCQSDCQNSTMYNGTDTETGTYPYTLQITLALITLVGILMLFTVFGNVLVVIAVFTSRALKAPQNLFLVSLASADILVATLVIPFSLANEVMGYWYFGKVWCEIYLALDVLFCTSSIVHLCAISLDRYWSITQAIEYNLKRTPRRIKCIIFIVWVISAVISFPPLITIEKESGKEEDPRCKINDEKWYIISSSIGSFFAPCVIMVLVYIRIYQIAKRRTRVPPRQRSNGEPDKKQNGFGDKDLPVKLNGEKAGGSDDPRHREEEANGVDLEDSSSSEHQEDHPYSSKKKHDKLPRGKGKTKLSQIKPGDSLPRREEEDMNAKGSRWRGRQNREKRFTFVLAVVIGVFVICWFPFFFTYSLMAICDSCNVPDTLFKFFFWFGYCNSSLNPVIYTIFNQDFRRAFKKILCKGERKRIV, from the coding sequence ATGATTAACTTTGAGAGCCCGTTAGTGGAGAGGGGGGGTATTTCTTCCATGGATTGCCAAAGTGACTGCCAAAACAGCACCATGTACAATGGCACTGACACGGAAACAGGGACTTACCCCTACACCTTGCAGATCACACTTGCCCTCATCACCTTGGTGGGCATCCTCATGCTCTTCACTGTGTTTGGAAATGTCCTGGTCGTCATAGCTGTTTTCACCAGCAGAGCCCTCAAGGCCCCTCAGAACTTGTTCTTGGTTTCTCTGGCATCAGCAGATATTCTGGTGGCCACCTTAGTGATCCCATTTTCCTTGGCCAACGAAGTCATGGGGTACTGGTACTTTGGGAAAGTATGGTGTGAGATATACCTGGCATTAGATGTCCTCTTCTGCACCTCCTCCATAGTTCACCTATGTGCCATCAGCTTGGACAGGTACTGGTCCATCACACAAGCCATTGAGTACAACCTGAAGAGGACACCACGCAGGATCAAGTGTATCATATTCATAGTGTGGGTGATCTCTGCTGTCATATCCTTCCCACCTCTCATCACCATAGAAAAGGAGAGTGGCAAAGAAGAAGATCCCAGATGTAAAATCAACGATGAAAAATGGTACATCATATCATCTAGCATCGGttccttctttgccccttgcgtGATCATGGTTTTAGTCTACATCCGTATTTATCAAATTGCAAAAAGGAGGACCAGGGTCCCACCCAGGCAGAGGAGCAATGGGGAGCCTGACAAAAAACAGAATGGCTTTGGGGACAAGGACCTCCCGGTCAAATTAAATGGAGAGAAGGCTGGGGGCTCAGATGACCCCCGGCACAGAGAAGAGGAGGCCAATGGTGTAGACCTGGAGGACTCCTCGTCTTCTGAGCACCAGGAGGACCATCCGTATTCCTCCAAGAAAAAACATGACAAACTCCCTAGAGGAAAAGGTAAAACCAAGCTCAGCCAGATCAAGCCAGGAGACAGCTTGCCcaggagagaagaagaagacatGAATGCCAAAGGGTCCAGGTGGAGGGGAAGGCAGAACAGAGAGAAGAGGTTCACGTTTGTCCTGGCTGTGGTTATCGGGGTTTTTGTCATCTGCTGGTTTCCCTTCTTTTTTACTTATTCCCTGATGGCCATCTGTGATAGCTGCAATGTCCCCGATACCTTGTTCAAATTCTTCTTCTGGTTTGGTTACTGTAACAGCTCCCTGAACCCAGTGATCTACACGATATTTAACCAGGATTTCCGAAGGGCGTTTAAAAAGATTCTGTGTAAAGGGGAGAGGAAAAGAATCGTGTGA